A region of the Bryobacteraceae bacterium genome:
TCCGCCGCCGCCCAGGAGCCGCTCACGCTGGAGGCGGCGGTGCAGCGCGCCCTGGATTCCCATCCTCTGCTGGCCGAGGGGCGCCAGCGCGTCGAATCTGCCCGAGGACAGTTGCGCCAGGCCGGGCTGACTTTCAACCCAAGATTGATTCTTCAGGCGGAAAATTACCGCGCCTGGGGCGCGCGCCCCATCCAGACCAGCCGCGAAACCGACGACTTTGCCTATCTCCAGCAGACGTTCGAGACGGCCGGCAAGCGCGGCAAGCGCGTCGAGCTTGCCTCGCGCGGACTGCGCGCCGCCGAACTCGAGCTGGACGTGCTGCGGCGCAACGTGGCGCGCGAGGTTTCACTGGCCTATTGGGCGGCGCTTGGGGCGACGAAAATCCACGAAATTCTGCTCGAAAGCGTGCGAAATTTCGAAAAAATCGTGGAATATCACGAAATCCGCGTGCGCGAGGGCGCGATGGCGGAAAACGACCTGCTGCGCGTGAGGCTCGAGCTTGGCCGCATCCAGCTCGCGACCAACAACGCCGGGCTTGACGCCGCAAAGGCGCGCATCGAGCTGTTCCGCGCGATGGGCCAGACGGTATTTCCGGAGATCCGCTTTGCCGATCCGCTCCAGTTGAGCGACG
Encoded here:
- a CDS encoding metal transporter, producing MRRLFATFALALSAAAQEPLTLEAAVQRALDSHPLLAEGRQRVESARGQLRQAGLTFNPRLILQAENYRAWGARPIQTSRETDDFAYLQQTFETAGKRGKRVELASRGLRAAELELDVLRRNVAREVSLAYWAALGATKIHEILLESVRNFEKIVEYHEIRVREGAMAENDLLRVRLELGRIQLATNNAGLDAAKARIELFRAMGQTVFPEIRFADPLQLSDDRPLPADEEEALRRRPEMQLALARLEQARGNVVVQRANATPNLDALFGYKRSMGEHTLIAGLQWDLPVLNRNQGNVQSAAAEVRAAEANLAATEAIIRAEVRAAAAEYQVRRQQLRELVGRLRSEADQTSKIAQSAYRLGGADLLRLLDAERLRIEIEQVHYRAWMEYRQSMEVLEFALGVKP